One Halobaculum sp. CBA1158 DNA segment encodes these proteins:
- a CDS encoding NUDIX domain-containing protein: METTRHFTATVYLVHDGATALHPHPRLGIRIPPGGHVDRDELPHEAALREAREETGLDPTLVDDTEPVEAPAGETLPTPRHTMLYDINVNDDGEVGHQHIDSVFFAAVGSREIDPAGDDEVGPDAWAWYTPAELRAGDVDADTVAIGVEAIDAVAEAGGTDWGGGR; the protein is encoded by the coding sequence ATGGAGACCACCCGGCACTTCACGGCCACCGTCTATCTGGTTCACGACGGCGCGACGGCGCTGCACCCTCACCCTCGGCTCGGGATTCGAATCCCGCCCGGGGGACACGTCGACCGGGACGAACTCCCCCACGAGGCGGCGCTCCGAGAGGCCCGCGAGGAGACGGGGCTGGATCCGACGCTCGTCGACGACACGGAGCCGGTCGAGGCCCCCGCCGGCGAGACGCTTCCGACGCCGCGACACACGATGCTGTACGACATCAACGTCAACGACGACGGGGAGGTGGGCCACCAGCACATCGACTCGGTGTTCTTCGCCGCGGTCGGGTCACGCGAGATCGACCCCGCCGGCGACGACGAGGTCGGTCCCGATGCGTGGGCGTGGTACACGCCGGCGGAGCTTCGCGCGGGCGACGTGGACGCCGACACCGTCGCGATCGGCGTCGAGGCGATCGACGCGGTCGCCGAGGCGGGCGGGACCGACTGGGGCGGCGGGCGGTGA